The proteins below are encoded in one region of Apium graveolens cultivar Ventura chromosome 4, ASM990537v1, whole genome shotgun sequence:
- the LOC141717635 gene encoding high-affinity nitrate transporter 3.1-like — protein MATVILKNNLVVPLYKASSPALNKPNQSLHLLFSYLISFREIVVSIMKLPTILFLALTSLSFFVLSCYASGTLSALPRSLLVTSSPKAGQVLKAGEVNITVTWSLNKTLSAGTDSAYKTVKVKLCYAPISQKDRGWRKTEDELKKDRTCQHKIVTKPYNASTNSFIWTIARDTPSATYFVRAYVFDAKDKEVAYGQATDAAKKTNLFEVEAITGRHASLDIASVCFSVFSIVSLAGFFYLEKRKGGISQQK, from the exons ATGGCCACTGTGATTTTAAAAAATAACTTAGTAGTACCTCTATATAAAGCATCATCACCTGCACTAAATAAACCAAATCAATCTCTTCATCTTCTCTTCTCTTATCTGATATCCTTCAGAGAAATTGTCGTATCAATCATGAAGCTCCCAACTATTCTGTTTTTAGCTCTAACCTCACTTTCCTTCTTCGTGTTGAGTTGCTATGCTAGCGGGACTCTATCTGCCCTACCAAGATCTCTTCTAGTCACATCATCACCAAAAGCCGGGCAAG TATTAAAAGCCGGGGAAGTAAACATCACAGTGACATGGTCTTTGAACAAAACCTTATCAGCTGGAACAGATTCGGCATACAAGACTGTCAAGGTGAAGCTCTGTTATGCTCCCATCAGTCAAAAAGACCGTGGATGGCGCAAAACAGAAGATGAGCTTAAAAAGGACAGAACATGTCAACACAAGATTGTGACAAAACCATACAATGCTTCAACTAATTCTTTTATCTGGACTATAGCAAGAGATACCCCCTCGGCAACATACTTTGTCAGAGCTTATGTTTTCGACGCAAAGGATAAAGAAGTTGCCTACGGCCAAGCCACTGATGCTGCTAAGAAAACTAACTTGTTTGAGGTAGAGGCAATTACAGGGCGCCATGCGTCCCTCGATATTGCCTCTGTGTGCTTCTCCGTTTTCTCCATTGTGTCATTGGCTGGTTTCTTCTACTTGGAGAAAAGAAAGGGAGGAATTTCACAGCAAAAGTAG
- the LOC141717634 gene encoding serine/threonine-protein kinase AFC2-like isoform X2 produces the protein MSKMGEGTFGQVLECWDKERREMVAIKIVRGIKKYREAAMIEVDVLQQLGKNDKGGNRCVQIRNWFDYRNHICIVFEKLGPSLYDFLRKNNYRSFPIDLVREIGRQLLDCVAFMHDLRLIHTDLKPENILLVSPEYVKIPDYKGSSRSPIDSSYCKRIPKSSAIKVIDFGSTTYDRQNQTYIVSTRHYRAPEVILGLGWSFPCDIWSVGCILVELCSGEALFQTHENLEHLAMMERVLGPMPQHMLKRVDRHGEKYVRKSRLDWPDGAASRDSIKAVLKLPRLQNLIMQHVDHSAGDFIHLLQGLLRYDPSERLTAREALRHPFFTGDSLRR, from the exons ATGAGCAAGATGGGTGAAG GCACCTTTGGACAGGTTTTAGAATGTTGGGATAAAGAGAGAAGGGAAATGGTTGCAATCAAAATTGTTCGTGGTATCAAGAAATATCGCGAGGCAGCAATGATTGAAGTTGATGTATTGCAACAGCTTGGTAAAAATGATAAAGGGGGAAACCG CTGTGTGCAAATAAGGAACTGGTTTGACTATCGTAACCATATCTGTATT GTTTTTGAGAAGCTAGGACCAAGCTTATACGATTTTCTACGGAAAAACAATTATCGCTCCTTTCCCATTGATCTTGTCCGTGAGATTGGCAGACAACTCTTGGACTGTGTAGCAT TCATGCATGATTTGCgtctcattcacactgatttgaAGCCAGAGAACATATTACTTGTGTCTCCGGAGTATGTAAAAATTCCTGATTACAAG GGTTCATCAAGATCACCTATAGACAGTTCATATTGTAAAAGGATCCCCAAGTCCAGTGCAATTAAAGTAATTGATTTTGGTAGTACCACGTATGATCGCCAGAATCAAACTTACATTGTTTCTACGAGGCATTATCGTGCACCAGAAGTTATATTGG GTCTTGGATGGAGTTTCCCGTGCGATATATGGAGTGTAGGGTGCATTCTTGTAGAGCTTTGCTCA GGTGAAGCATTGTTTCAAACACACGAAAACCTAGAACACCTTGCTATGATGGAGAGGGTCCTTGGTCCTATGCCTCAGCACATGTTAAAAAGAGTAGA CCGTCACGGGGAGAAGTATGTTAGAAAGTCAAGGTTGGACTGGCCAGATGGTGCAGCCTCTAGAGATAGCATCAAAGCTGTTCTGAAGCTGCCTCGGCTCCAG AACTTAATAATGCAGCATGTGGATCATTCTGCGGGTGATTTTATACATTTGCTTCAGGGTTTGCTTAGATATGACCCTTCTGAAAGATTAACAGCACGCGAAGCCCTGAGACACCCATTTTTTACTGGTGATAGTCTCAGGAGATGA
- the LOC141717634 gene encoding serine/threonine-protein kinase AFC2-like isoform X1 produces MEMERAIEFPHTNMDRRPRKRQRLGWDVVPQAPKAQVGLYYEQDIGSLNGFTAKAPTDNTSSLFVKGVARNGSPPWRPDDKDGHFMFAVGDNLTSRYKIMSKMGEGTFGQVLECWDKERREMVAIKIVRGIKKYREAAMIEVDVLQQLGKNDKGGNRCVQIRNWFDYRNHICIVFEKLGPSLYDFLRKNNYRSFPIDLVREIGRQLLDCVAFMHDLRLIHTDLKPENILLVSPEYVKIPDYKGSSRSPIDSSYCKRIPKSSAIKVIDFGSTTYDRQNQTYIVSTRHYRAPEVILGLGWSFPCDIWSVGCILVELCSGEALFQTHENLEHLAMMERVLGPMPQHMLKRVDRHGEKYVRKSRLDWPDGAASRDSIKAVLKLPRLQNLIMQHVDHSAGDFIHLLQGLLRYDPSERLTAREALRHPFFTGDSLRR; encoded by the exons ATGGAGATGGAACGCGCGATCGAGTTTCCTCACACAAATATGGATCGTCGACCCAGGAAACGACAGCGTTTGGGCTGGGACGTTGTTCCTCAGGCCCCTAAG GCTCAGGTAGGATTGTATTATGAACAAGACATTGGAAGTCTGAATGGATTTACTGCAAAGGCACCCACAGACAATACTAGTTCTTTATTTGTTAAGGGAGTGGCACGAAATGGTTCTCCCCCGTGGCGACCAGACGACAAAGATGGACATTTTATGTTTGCTGTTGGAGATAATCTAACATCGCGCT ATAAAATTATGAGCAAGATGGGTGAAG GCACCTTTGGACAGGTTTTAGAATGTTGGGATAAAGAGAGAAGGGAAATGGTTGCAATCAAAATTGTTCGTGGTATCAAGAAATATCGCGAGGCAGCAATGATTGAAGTTGATGTATTGCAACAGCTTGGTAAAAATGATAAAGGGGGAAACCG CTGTGTGCAAATAAGGAACTGGTTTGACTATCGTAACCATATCTGTATT GTTTTTGAGAAGCTAGGACCAAGCTTATACGATTTTCTACGGAAAAACAATTATCGCTCCTTTCCCATTGATCTTGTCCGTGAGATTGGCAGACAACTCTTGGACTGTGTAGCAT TCATGCATGATTTGCgtctcattcacactgatttgaAGCCAGAGAACATATTACTTGTGTCTCCGGAGTATGTAAAAATTCCTGATTACAAG GGTTCATCAAGATCACCTATAGACAGTTCATATTGTAAAAGGATCCCCAAGTCCAGTGCAATTAAAGTAATTGATTTTGGTAGTACCACGTATGATCGCCAGAATCAAACTTACATTGTTTCTACGAGGCATTATCGTGCACCAGAAGTTATATTGG GTCTTGGATGGAGTTTCCCGTGCGATATATGGAGTGTAGGGTGCATTCTTGTAGAGCTTTGCTCA GGTGAAGCATTGTTTCAAACACACGAAAACCTAGAACACCTTGCTATGATGGAGAGGGTCCTTGGTCCTATGCCTCAGCACATGTTAAAAAGAGTAGA CCGTCACGGGGAGAAGTATGTTAGAAAGTCAAGGTTGGACTGGCCAGATGGTGCAGCCTCTAGAGATAGCATCAAAGCTGTTCTGAAGCTGCCTCGGCTCCAG AACTTAATAATGCAGCATGTGGATCATTCTGCGGGTGATTTTATACATTTGCTTCAGGGTTTGCTTAGATATGACCCTTCTGAAAGATTAACAGCACGCGAAGCCCTGAGACACCCATTTTTTACTGGTGATAGTCTCAGGAGATGA
- the LOC141717636 gene encoding high-affinity nitrate transporter 3.1-like, with translation MATVILKNNLVVPLYKASSPALNKPNQSLHLLFSYLISFREIVVSIMKLPTILFLALTSLSFFVLSCYASGTLSALPRSLLVTSSPKAGQVLKAGEVNITVTWSLNKTLSAGTDSAYKTVKVKLCYAPISQKDRGWRKTEDELKKDRTCQHKIVTKPYNASTNSFIWTIARDTPSATYFVRAYVFDAKDKEVAYGQATDAAKKTNLFEVEAITGRHASLDIASVCFSVFSIVSLAGFFYLEKRKGGISQQK, from the exons ATGGCCACTGTGATTTTAAAAAATAACTTAGTAGTACCTCTATATAAAGCATCATCACCTGCACTAAATAAACCAAATCAATCTCTTCATCTTCTCTTCTCTTATCTGATATCCTTCAGAGAAATTGTCGTATCAATCATGAAGCTCCCAACTATTCTGTTTTTAGCTCTAACCTCACTTTCCTTCTTCGTGTTGAGTTGCTATGCTAGCGGGACTCTATCTGCCCTACCAAGATCTCTTCTAGTCACATCATCACCAAAAGCCGGGCAAG TATTAAAAGCCGGGGAAGTAAACATCACAGTGACATGGTCTTTGAACAAAACCTTATCAGCTGGAACAGATTCGGCATACAAGACTGTCAAGGTGAAGCTCTGTTATGCTCCCATCAGTCAAAAAGACCGTGGATGGCGCAAAACAGAAGATGAGCTTAAAAAGGACAGAACATGTCAACACAAGATTGTGACAAAACCATACAATGCTTCAACTAATTCTTTTATCTGGACTATAGCAAGAGATACCCCCTCGGCAACATACTTTGTCAGAGCTTATGTTTTCGACGCAAAGGATAAAGAAGTTGCCTACGGCCAAGCCACTGATGCTGCTAAGAAAACTAACTTGTTTGAGGTAGAGGCAATTACAGGGCGCCATGCGTCCCTCGATATTGCCTCTGTGTGCTTCTCCGTTTTCTCCATTGTGTCATTGGCTGGTTTCTTCTACTTGGAGAAAAGAAAGGGAGGAATTTCACAGCAAAAGTGA